A single genomic interval of Antarcticibacterium arcticum harbors:
- a CDS encoding ABC transporter ATP-binding protein, translating to METILTLNNLTKKFGSLTAVNNLSFTIKKGNVYGILGPNGSGKSTTLGMVLNVVNKTGGDFHWFGGNNSTHEALKQVGAIIEHPNFYPYMTAAQNLALVCKIKGVRPEKISEKLEVVGLLDRKDIKFRTFSLGMKQRLAIASALLNDPEILILDEPTNGLDPQGIHQIREIIRQIAATGTTILLASHLLDEVEKVCSHVVIIRKGEKLYSGRVDEMNASHGFFELRSSEPEKLQTVLAEHLSIGKINFQDGLITAFLDEPLDAEVLNSYLFSKGIVLSYLVKRKESLEEQFLQLTNQISN from the coding sequence TTGGAGACAATCTTAACCTTAAACAATCTCACTAAAAAATTTGGTTCCCTTACAGCAGTAAACAATCTTTCTTTTACCATTAAGAAAGGGAATGTTTACGGTATCCTGGGGCCTAACGGCAGTGGAAAATCTACCACCCTGGGGATGGTCCTTAATGTTGTAAACAAAACAGGTGGAGATTTTCATTGGTTTGGTGGGAATAATTCTACGCATGAAGCTTTAAAGCAGGTTGGCGCTATCATTGAGCATCCAAATTTCTATCCTTATATGACTGCGGCCCAAAACCTGGCCCTGGTTTGTAAAATCAAGGGTGTGAGACCGGAGAAAATTTCAGAAAAACTTGAAGTTGTAGGACTACTGGATAGGAAAGACATCAAATTTCGCACGTTTTCCCTGGGAATGAAACAACGGCTGGCCATAGCTTCTGCACTTTTAAATGACCCTGAGATTTTGATCCTTGACGAACCAACCAATGGCCTTGACCCACAGGGAATACATCAAATAAGGGAAATTATAAGGCAAATTGCAGCCACCGGAACAACAATACTGCTGGCTTCACATTTACTTGATGAAGTTGAAAAAGTATGTTCTCATGTGGTGATCATACGCAAAGGTGAAAAACTATACAGCGGGCGGGTGGATGAGATGAATGCCAGCCACGGATTTTTTGAATTAAGATCTTCGGAACCCGAAAAATTGCAAACAGTCCTTGCCGAACACCTTTCGATAGGAAAAATAAACTTTCAGGATGGGTTGATAACCGCATTTCTTGATGAACCCCTGGATGCCGAAGTATTGAATTCCTATTTATTCAGCAAGGGAATTGTGCTTTCCTACCTTGTGAAAAGAAAAGAAAGCCTGGAAGAGCAGTTTTTACAGTTAACCAACCAAATTTCCAACTAG
- a CDS encoding plasmid pRiA4b ORF-3 family protein: MVYRFRVILDAEEDVFRDIELLEESTLEDFHNSIINAFGFDGNEMAAFYISDETWNQGEEISQFDFGDGEDPVRLMNETTLDSIFSEDQTKLIYVYDFLSMWTFLIELGEIAEVEEGRDYPNLMFVHGQIPLEAPDKEFIAEKDEFGDDYDSEFDVDDYDDLSFDENWN; this comes from the coding sequence ATGGTTTACCGTTTCAGAGTAATTCTTGATGCCGAAGAAGATGTTTTTCGCGATATTGAACTTTTAGAGGAAAGCACCCTGGAAGATTTTCATAATTCTATTATCAACGCTTTTGGCTTTGATGGCAATGAAATGGCCGCATTCTATATAAGCGATGAAACCTGGAACCAGGGCGAAGAGATATCACAATTTGACTTTGGAGATGGAGAGGATCCTGTGAGGTTAATGAATGAGACCACGCTGGACAGCATTTTTTCTGAAGATCAAACCAAACTAATTTATGTCTACGACTTCCTGAGCATGTGGACCTTCCTGATAGAACTAGGCGAAATTGCTGAAGTTGAAGAAGGTAGGGATTATCCAAATCTTATGTTTGTGCACGGGCAGATTCCACTTGAAGCTCCCGATAAAGAATTTATTGCAGAAAAGGACGAATTTGGCGATGATTATGATTCCGAATTTGATGTTGACGACTACGATGACCTGTCATTCGACGAGAACTGGAATTAA
- a CDS encoding nucleoid-associated protein: protein MINLYNAQIESLSIHRVGNKSRNENIFLSGEPFQLNDEITPLIKEYFLKPFREKEENYFQFFHETDLEFNELYNLSNQIFDNPGNIHEVSKKITTLLFEQSTHPHIKSGEVYVVYFENMLLDNEKVSAIGIFKSELKHDFLQFQEKGTTLEMIIQQGINIQKLDKGAIIFNKDREEGYKILSVDSNKYDTKYWVENFLGVDVLADNNFYTKKYLKFCQNFAKDVVLPAEDKKQEVMFMNRSVDYFAKNDEFEETAFMNSVIDNPDLMPEFRNYKTEKAPKYKIEDLTTFPIANTAVTAARKSIKNVINLDTNIQIKLDFINPESAEKFVEKGWDEEKQMYYYLVYFNKEEKS from the coding sequence ATGATCAACTTATATAACGCTCAAATTGAATCCCTTTCCATTCACCGTGTAGGAAATAAAAGCCGAAACGAGAATATCTTTCTTTCAGGGGAACCATTTCAGCTTAATGATGAGATCACGCCATTGATAAAGGAATATTTCCTGAAGCCCTTCCGCGAGAAAGAGGAAAATTACTTTCAGTTCTTTCACGAAACCGACCTGGAGTTCAATGAACTGTACAATCTTTCAAATCAAATCTTTGACAACCCTGGTAATATTCACGAGGTTTCAAAAAAGATAACCACATTATTGTTTGAGCAGTCAACTCATCCGCATATTAAAAGCGGGGAAGTGTATGTGGTTTATTTTGAAAATATGTTGTTGGACAATGAGAAGGTTTCGGCAATAGGAATCTTTAAGTCTGAATTAAAACACGACTTTCTTCAATTCCAGGAAAAAGGAACTACGCTGGAGATGATCATTCAGCAGGGAATTAATATTCAGAAATTGGATAAAGGCGCCATTATTTTTAACAAGGACCGCGAGGAGGGTTACAAGATCCTTTCTGTAGATTCCAATAAATACGACACCAAATACTGGGTGGAGAATTTCCTGGGAGTAGATGTGCTTGCCGATAATAATTTCTATACCAAGAAGTATTTAAAGTTTTGCCAGAATTTCGCCAAAGACGTGGTTTTACCTGCCGAGGATAAAAAACAGGAGGTAATGTTCATGAACCGCAGTGTAGATTATTTCGCTAAAAATGACGAGTTCGAGGAGACGGCATTCATGAACTCAGTTATTGATAATCCGGACCTTATGCCGGAATTCAGAAACTACAAGACTGAAAAAGCCCCCAAATATAAGATCGAGGACCTTACTACTTTTCCCATTGCCAATACCGCGGTAACCGCCGCCAGAAAATCTATCAAGAACGTAATCAACCTTGACACAAATATTCAGATAAAACTGGATTTCATCAATCCCGAATCTGCTGAAAAATTCGTAGAAAAAGGTTGGGATGAGGAAAAGCAGATGTATTATTACCTGGTATATTTCAACAAAGAAGAAAAGAGTTAA
- a CDS encoding ABC transporter permease, translating to MLRLLDIELHKLKYSRSAKILITTYFILITFIALIASIEFNIGQVHFRVADQGIFNFPFIWHFNSYIAALLKLFLAIVIVSMMSNEYSNRTLKQNLIDGLSKREFILSKFLTVVLFAFISTLFLFVVSMILGYSFSDYTEFSIVFSDMEYLLAYFIKLTAFFSFCLFLGVLVKRSAFALGFLFIWWILENILNGILTWRIFRDSNIAENIMQFFPLTAMSNLVVEPFSRLSFIQTAATQLGSEFEKDYSVHWYQLLIVMIWTFLFIFFSHRLLLKRDL from the coding sequence ATGCTACGATTACTCGACATAGAATTACATAAACTGAAATACAGCCGGTCTGCAAAGATCTTAATCACCACTTATTTCATCCTGATTACTTTTATTGCACTAATCGCATCCATAGAATTTAATATTGGTCAGGTGCATTTCAGGGTGGCCGACCAGGGGATCTTTAACTTTCCCTTTATCTGGCATTTCAATAGTTATATTGCTGCACTTTTAAAATTATTCCTCGCAATAGTAATTGTTTCCATGATGTCTAATGAGTATAGCAATAGAACCCTCAAACAAAACCTTATAGATGGCTTGAGCAAAAGGGAATTCATTCTCTCCAAATTCCTCACCGTTGTGCTGTTTGCCTTTATTTCCACGCTTTTCCTGTTTGTGGTTTCAATGATCCTGGGCTATTCTTTTTCTGATTATACAGAGTTTTCAATAGTATTTTCAGATATGGAATACCTGCTTGCTTATTTTATAAAACTTACCGCTTTCTTTTCCTTCTGCTTATTCCTTGGGGTTTTGGTAAAAAGATCGGCCTTCGCTCTCGGGTTTCTTTTTATATGGTGGATCCTTGAAAATATTCTGAATGGTATACTTACATGGAGGATATTCCGGGACTCTAATATCGCCGAAAATATAATGCAGTTCTTTCCACTTACTGCAATGAGCAACCTGGTAGTAGAACCATTTTCAAGGCTGAGTTTTATTCAAACAGCTGCTACCCAATTGGGGTCAGAATTTGAGAAAGATTACAGCGTACATTGGTATCAATTGCTCATTGTAATGATCTGGACCTTTCTTTTCATATTTTTCTCTCACAGATTACTTCTAAAGAGAGATTTATAA